From the genome of Candidatus Gastranaerophilales bacterium, one region includes:
- a CDS encoding PD-(D/E)XK nuclease family protein: protein MQKTSINTYTNTMFDTFCSCPAKYYYKYVQGLIIPQKQENFELGKSLHALLSHRLNGFDISEKEKFINEPLKTHYKAVINSDIFRLKPILTEWAFNVNVKDTHNILAGRIDAVFFDEQKGKYTIADWKTASSPVKNPEENFQAQIYLYAFYKARKDLGLEMKPESIDFKFIQTPDINISQINFSQKKYEEYENKFSNTISEIEKYTFSITGGQTDSCKNCEYRFVCLK from the coding sequence ATGCAAAAGACTTCTATAAACACATATACCAATACTATGTTTGATACTTTTTGCAGCTGCCCTGCAAAATATTATTACAAGTATGTACAAGGTTTAATAATTCCACAGAAACAAGAGAACTTTGAACTCGGTAAATCTCTGCATGCGCTCTTAAGCCATAGGTTAAACGGTTTTGATATATCAGAAAAAGAAAAGTTCATTAATGAACCTTTGAAAACTCACTACAAGGCAGTTATAAATTCAGATATATTCAGGCTCAAACCAATACTTACAGAATGGGCATTTAACGTGAATGTAAAGGATACGCATAATATTTTGGCAGGCAGAATTGATGCCGTATTTTTTGATGAGCAAAAAGGAAAGTATACAATAGCCGACTGGAAAACCGCCTCTTCTCCCGTCAAAAATCCTGAAGAAAACTTTCAGGCACAGATATACTTATATGCGTTTTATAAAGCACGTAAAGATTTAGGGCTTGAGATGAAGCCCGAAAGTATAGATTTTAAATTTATTCAGACTCCTGATATTAATATTTCTCAAATTAATTTTTCACAAAAAAAATATGAGGAATATGAAAATAAGTTTTCAAATACAATATCTGAGATAGAAAAGTACACATTCTCCATTACCGGCGGACAAACCGATAGTTGTAAAAACTGCGAATACAGGTTTGTTTGCTTGAAATAA
- a CDS encoding tail fiber domain-containing protein — protein sequence MLKFLFKNSKHKKAVSLIETLLSMSILSIVIIALIPVMTVRRDAADPNSGSGYWKTNADNPNYISPVNSEYRIIVGTENISNPYIGAEKFYLFNTGFSNKNLPALSVSQRFDFNGQIFDTNLSDNTLPLNSLYIHTVSTGVLASDTSVVIGSPLAGNSSLNNNTAIGFGALQNGSGNNIAIGTDALGSSYAGNDSIGIFCGVQTASYTTPELFIGSPADPNDPNVIHAYTEPAPNEKNVFQINGNLTADSITANVFYITSDKRLKTVTGEYKTGLKEISKIQPVVFSYKNDKSGTKKVGVIAQDLQKVMPKSVVKNPQTGYYMVDENSIFYATLNAVKDLKKQSDDIEKENKILEEKLAKLKAAD from the coding sequence ATGCTTAAGTTTTTATTTAAAAATTCAAAACATAAAAAAGCGGTTTCTCTAATAGAAACACTTTTGAGCATGTCTATTTTATCTATAGTAATTATAGCCTTGATACCTGTTATGACAGTGAGAAGAGATGCTGCCGACCCTAATTCAGGCAGCGGTTATTGGAAAACAAATGCCGATAACCCTAATTATATTTCTCCTGTTAATTCTGAATATAGAATTATTGTAGGTACTGAAAACATATCCAATCCTTACATAGGAGCTGAAAAATTTTATTTGTTTAACACAGGATTTTCTAACAAAAACCTTCCGGCTTTGAGTGTGTCACAACGCTTCGATTTTAACGGGCAAATTTTTGATACAAATCTTTCAGATAATACACTGCCTTTAAATTCCTTGTATATTCACACAGTTAGTACTGGGGTCTTGGCAAGTGATACCTCTGTGGTTATTGGCAGCCCGCTTGCAGGTAATTCATCGCTAAATAATAATACTGCAATAGGTTTTGGAGCATTACAAAACGGCTCCGGTAACAATATAGCTATAGGTACCGATGCACTTGGTAGTAGCTATGCGGGAAATGATTCTATAGGTATTTTTTGTGGAGTTCAAACTGCATCCTATACTACCCCGGAATTATTCATAGGTTCGCCCGCTGATCCGAATGATCCGAATGTAATTCATGCATATACGGAGCCTGCTCCTAATGAAAAGAATGTATTTCAAATTAACGGTAATTTAACGGCTGATTCTATTACTGCCAATGTCTTCTATATAACAAGCGATAAACGTTTGAAAACTGTTACGGGTGAATATAAAACAGGGTTAAAAGAAATATCAAAAATACAACCTGTTGTCTTTTCTTACAAAAATGACAAATCCGGCACCAAAAAAGTCGGAGTTATTGCCCAAGACCTTCAAAAAGTTATGCCAAAAAGTGTCGTAAAAAATCCTCAAACAGGTTATTATATGGTGGATGAAAATTCAATATTTTACGCGACTTTGAATGCTGTTAAAGACTTAAAAAAACAAAGCGATGATATAGAAAAAGAAAATAAAATTTTAGAAGAAAAACTCGCTAAACTAAAAGCAGCGGACTAG
- a CDS encoding tail fiber domain-containing protein, whose protein sequence is MMDKTGLQSNKFKAFSLIEAMIILVLVSVGIMALVPLITKKTDVPRWVALKDDDGNVTTLAYGKENAGMTRIGFSSAAFPTAKMQVSGSMGTTNGVPYTSVMLGGTMDDMSGNYSFPAPDTLWDGYPLFRTKHYGDNSIVIGQGNISAVVNDTIKVGNKIDFSVNPIIIGSNLKYNSDTKVITFSSGGNTLMQVNEAPAAVGFTGKGVSLTGTIGTVLLAGGSYGCTLKDPSVDGHTFIADGYELESCTAFGLCTSPGSCTASDKRLKTIYGDYIKGTDEINRVTTYKYTYKNSSTSQVYAGVIAQKLTGIFDEALNKGEDGYYSVDKTPILYAMVNAVKAINASQKDIKKEQKELNKELDSLIDRAGKK, encoded by the coding sequence ATGATGGACAAAACCGGATTACAATCGAATAAATTTAAAGCTTTTTCTCTTATTGAGGCTATGATTATACTTGTTTTGGTTAGTGTAGGTATAATGGCATTAGTGCCTTTAATTACAAAGAAAACCGATGTGCCGAGATGGGTTGCTCTGAAAGATGACGACGGAAATGTTACAACTCTTGCATATGGTAAAGAAAATGCCGGTATGACAAGGATTGGTTTTTCCTCCGCTGCTTTTCCTACGGCAAAAATGCAGGTATCAGGTTCAATGGGAACAACAAATGGGGTACCTTATACTTCCGTAATGCTTGGTGGTACAATGGATGATATGTCAGGGAACTATTCTTTTCCTGCCCCTGACACGCTTTGGGACGGTTATCCGCTTTTTAGGACTAAGCATTACGGTGATAATTCTATAGTAATAGGGCAGGGAAATATTTCAGCTGTTGTAAATGATACTATTAAAGTAGGTAATAAGATTGATTTTAGCGTCAATCCTATCATTATCGGTTCTAATTTAAAATATAATTCAGATACTAAGGTGATTACTTTTAGCTCAGGGGGTAACACATTGATGCAAGTGAACGAAGCCCCTGCTGCTGTAGGCTTTACCGGTAAAGGGGTTAGCCTGACCGGAACGATCGGAACTGTTCTTCTGGCAGGTGGTTCTTATGGTTGTACTCTTAAAGATCCCTCGGTGGATGGGCATACATTTATTGCTGATGGCTACGAACTGGAATCCTGTACAGCGTTTGGGCTATGTACTTCGCCAGGCAGTTGTACCGCTTCTGATAAACGTTTGAAAACTATATATGGAGATTACATAAAAGGAACAGATGAAATAAACAGAGTGACTACATACAAGTATACTTATAAAAATTCGTCGACTTCTCAGGTTTATGCGGGAGTAATTGCGCAAAAGCTTACAGGGATTTTTGACGAGGCTCTAAACAAAGGTGAAGATGGTTATTATTCCGTTGACAAGACCCCTATATTATATGCAATGGTAAATGCAGTGAAAGCTATTAATGCTTCACAAAAAGATATTAAAAAAGAACAAAAAGAACTAAACAAAGAACTTGATTCTCTTATAGATAGGGCGGGTAAAAAATAA
- a CDS encoding tail fiber domain-containing protein: MSISNTGKKAFTLAETIMTLVIVGLVVTASIPIFTEKTFGPRALDDDSRVWRSCTDNNKGLCTMKPVAVNVGNPETTSVPYSFYANTNDFLITDSFNPIIYQIGYYYFVTKDKNVFFTTTADSHSIQTGSNNVIVGAINIPSIMGSDNVVIGNNTIGAINNSVIIGSGNTLSALANLLVIGNGNIASTPNSTVIGNSKTQGIGELLRIGDFFKVTNTTVTLFPASSIDTELSISGTTNATKLIKSDVRLKNLQGKYEKGLNEVDKLNPVEFYYNKDDKKYKQTGLIAQDVRTVFPEAVITGPDGYLMLDTMPVFYAMFNALKELDEKTKLQKKHNEELRKEINKIKVEMGLIEAPKETLLDKVINFIKRIFGIGKKESI; the protein is encoded by the coding sequence ATGTCTATAAGTAATACAGGAAAAAAAGCATTTACGCTGGCTGAAACTATAATGACTTTGGTGATTGTAGGGTTGGTTGTTACGGCATCTATTCCCATATTTACCGAAAAGACTTTTGGCCCAAGGGCTTTGGATGACGACAGCAGGGTTTGGAGGTCTTGTACTGACAATAATAAGGGATTGTGTACGATGAAGCCTGTTGCAGTGAACGTTGGTAACCCTGAAACCACAAGTGTTCCTTATTCTTTTTACGCTAATACCAATGATTTTCTTATAACAGATTCTTTTAACCCTATTATTTATCAAATCGGGTATTACTACTTTGTTACCAAAGACAAAAATGTATTTTTTACTACTACTGCAGATTCGCACAGTATTCAAACAGGTTCAAATAACGTGATTGTAGGTGCAATCAATATACCCAGCATTATGGGTTCCGATAATGTAGTTATAGGTAACAACACGATTGGAGCAATAAATAACTCGGTAATAATAGGCTCTGGTAATACTTTAAGTGCTTTAGCAAATTTACTTGTCATCGGCAACGGTAATATTGCATCAACCCCGAACTCCACCGTAATAGGTAATAGCAAGACACAGGGTATCGGCGAACTATTAAGAATAGGTGATTTTTTTAAGGTTACAAATACTACCGTTACACTATTTCCTGCTTCTTCTATAGATACAGAACTCTCTATTTCAGGTACTACTAATGCGACTAAGCTTATAAAGAGCGATGTAAGGCTGAAAAACTTACAAGGCAAGTATGAAAAAGGACTGAATGAAGTTGATAAACTTAATCCTGTAGAATTTTATTATAATAAAGATGATAAAAAATATAAGCAGACCGGACTTATTGCCCAGGATGTGCGAACAGTTTTCCCCGAGGCAGTAATTACAGGACCTGACGGGTATTTGATGCTTGATACAATGCCCGTATTTTATGCCATGTTTAATGCCCTGAAAGAACTTGACGAAAAAACAAAACTTCAAAAAAAACATAATGAAGAACTTAGAAAAGAAATTAACAAAATAAAAGTTGAAATGGGTTTGATTGAAGCCCCTAAAGAAACTTTGCTTGATAAAGTGATTAATTTTATTAAGAGAATATTTGGTATCGGTAAGAAAGAAAGCATATGA
- the hydF gene encoding [FeFe] hydrogenase H-cluster maturation GTPase HydF, giving the protein MQNTPKGMRLHIGIFGKRNVGKSNILNALTHQNISIVSEVAGTTTDPVEKAMELLPLGPVLFVDTAGIDDEGKLGELRIKKTMQIFDRIDIALIVSGQTGWSSFEKELYEEFTKRKIPIIAVFNKVDLAAISDEKLTEVENLKVAIVHTSAKTGFGIDNLKQKLIENAPDEFITPPMIAADLIPSGEMAVLVVPIDLEAPKGRLILPQVQIIRDLLDNDSMVMVVKESDLKEALGRLNKPPHIVITDSQAFLKVSADVPENIKLTSFSILFARFKGDLEEFVRGALAIENLKPNDKILICESCTHHAIGDDIGTIKIPKWLNRYVGGKLEFVHYSGHDFPEDISGYKLIIHCGACMTNRREILSRIIKSKQAGVPVTNYGLSIAYALDIFGRALEPFPAAYQLYRELKMQAKK; this is encoded by the coding sequence ATGCAAAATACACCAAAGGGGATGAGGCTTCATATCGGGATTTTCGGAAAGCGAAATGTCGGTAAATCCAATATATTAAACGCTTTAACACATCAGAATATTTCTATTGTTTCAGAGGTTGCGGGTACAACTACAGATCCTGTGGAAAAAGCAATGGAGCTTTTACCTTTAGGACCCGTTCTTTTTGTTGATACAGCAGGGATTGATGATGAGGGGAAACTGGGTGAGCTTAGAATCAAAAAAACAATGCAAATCTTTGACAGAATTGACATTGCATTAATTGTATCCGGTCAAACAGGCTGGAGCAGCTTTGAAAAAGAACTTTATGAAGAATTTACCAAAAGAAAGATTCCTATAATTGCGGTTTTTAATAAAGTTGATTTAGCCGCAATTTCTGATGAAAAGTTAACCGAGGTTGAAAACCTGAAGGTTGCAATCGTTCATACTTCCGCAAAAACAGGCTTTGGCATTGATAATCTTAAGCAAAAACTTATAGAAAATGCCCCGGATGAATTTATAACCCCTCCGATGATTGCAGCAGATTTAATCCCAAGCGGTGAAATGGCTGTTCTTGTTGTACCTATCGATTTAGAAGCGCCAAAAGGCAGACTTATCTTGCCCCAAGTACAAATTATAAGAGATTTGCTTGATAATGATTCTATGGTTATGGTCGTTAAAGAATCTGACTTAAAAGAAGCGTTAGGCAGGTTAAACAAACCTCCTCATATTGTAATTACGGATTCGCAAGCATTTTTAAAAGTGTCTGCAGATGTGCCTGAAAATATTAAACTGACATCCTTTTCAATTCTTTTTGCAAGGTTTAAAGGCGATTTAGAGGAGTTTGTTAGAGGCGCTCTTGCTATAGAAAATCTAAAACCAAACGATAAAATTCTGATATGCGAATCCTGTACGCACCACGCTATAGGCGATGATATAGGTACGATAAAAATCCCTAAATGGCTGAACCGATATGTAGGCGGAAAACTTGAATTTGTGCATTATTCAGGGCATGACTTCCCTGAAGACATTTCCGGGTATAAGCTTATAATACATTGCGGTGCTTGCATGACAAACAGGCGTGAAATTCTATCGAGAATAATAAAATCAAAACAGGCAGGCGTGCCTGTTACGAACTATGGGCTTTCAATTGCCTATGCTCTGGATATTTTTGGGCGTGCATTAGAACCTTTTCCTGCGGCATATCAGCTTTACCGAGAACTTAAAATGCAGGCAAAAAAGTAG
- a CDS encoding rhodanese-like domain-containing protein — protein sequence MMDNIRITYDLIKAREFFINKISFTIGPVELNYWIETKKNIQIVDVRTLSDYMEGHIPGAIHLDDEKIEDGLKFLEKDKITIIYCYNILCQLAAKCAIKVIENGFRSMELEGGFKEWQRYHYEIEK from the coding sequence ATGATGGATAATATAAGAATTACCTACGATTTAATAAAGGCCCGTGAGTTTTTTATAAATAAAATATCCTTTACAATAGGACCTGTGGAGTTAAATTATTGGATAGAAACTAAAAAGAATATTCAGATTGTAGACGTGAGGACATTATCAGACTACATGGAAGGTCATATCCCGGGGGCTATTCACCTGGATGATGAAAAAATAGAAGATGGATTGAAATTTTTAGAAAAAGATAAAATAACAATAATCTATTGCTATAATATCTTATGCCAGCTTGCAGCCAAATGCGCTATTAAAGTGATTGAAAACGGATTCAGGTCAATGGAGCTTGAGGGCGGTTTCAAAGAATGGCAAAGGTATCATTATGAAATAGAAAAATAA
- the lepB gene encoding signal peptidase I: MKYKIKSFLKELIETIIVVTVLVVIIRGFIGEPRWIPSASMRSTLLEGDRVFIEKISANFTKPERGDILVFYPPFEKLDNDYWSQFTRFIGFFDKKDAYIKRVIGVGGDKIFITSDKKSGRSIVFVNDKKIDEPYLYENRTIECTKNMYCGPMVVPKGYYFMLGDNRANSQDARFWGFLPESRIIGKACFIFWPLNRIKLFEKPEFTK, from the coding sequence ATGAAATACAAAATAAAAAGTTTTTTAAAAGAACTTATTGAAACTATTATTGTAGTAACTGTTTTGGTAGTTATCATACGGGGGTTTATAGGCGAACCGAGATGGATTCCTTCTGCTTCAATGCGCTCTACTTTGCTGGAAGGGGATAGGGTATTTATAGAAAAAATATCCGCTAATTTTACCAAACCCGAAAGGGGTGATATATTGGTATTTTACCCTCCTTTTGAAAAACTTGATAATGATTATTGGTCACAATTTACAAGATTTATAGGTTTTTTTGACAAAAAAGATGCCTATATAAAAAGAGTTATAGGTGTCGGCGGCGATAAAATTTTCATCACCAGCGATAAAAAGTCAGGCAGAAGCATAGTATTCGTGAATGATAAAAAAATCGATGAACCTTATTTATATGAAAATCGTACCATTGAATGTACAAAAAATATGTATTGCGGGCCTATGGTTGTGCCTAAAGGGTATTACTTTATGCTTGGTGATAACAGGGCAAACAGCCAGGATGCAAGATTCTGGGGATTTTTACCTGAAAGCCGCATAATAGGCAAAGCCTGTTTCATATTTTGGCCTTTAAATCGTATAAAATTATTTGAAAAACCTGAATTTACAAAATAA
- the folP gene encoding dihydropteroate synthase — MDKTFIIRKVNESNVRSELVDIGFESSYLDVAKHKYKPFILKIYNLTPPQAMILKQTALSLGTDCATHRYIVTCKVKSSDVILFATANQLKKISTKLKLQPFGLKTLAKNIDEFLVRKKIVFKIHDTVFDWHRTYLMGILNITPDSFSDGGKYYEPESAYEHFNKLVQDGADIIDIGGESTRPNFIPIESDEEISRVIPVIKKIRDVNTKTPISIDTRNPKTAQAAIDAGANIINDVSGLLNDKNMISAAAQNDAVLVVAFNDDIKQGKNAIDETIKGLNRRIELCLDAGIKESRIILDPGLGFNKTSEQNIELIKNAREVCSLPFACLYGISRKSFVQRLSEQTLADIEFANVALNSYLTTCGVNILRIHDVKAHKQAVNTLDKVIYD, encoded by the coding sequence ATGGATAAAACTTTTATAATTCGTAAAGTCAACGAATCTAATGTACGCTCGGAATTAGTTGATATCGGCTTTGAATCCTCTTACCTTGATGTAGCGAAACATAAATATAAGCCGTTTATCTTGAAAATTTATAATTTAACTCCTCCGCAGGCAATGATTTTAAAACAAACGGCACTATCACTGGGAACAGATTGCGCTACACACCGCTATATCGTAACCTGTAAAGTGAAAAGTAGCGATGTTATTTTATTTGCAACGGCTAATCAATTAAAAAAAATATCAACAAAACTTAAATTACAACCATTCGGGCTGAAAACTTTGGCAAAAAATATAGATGAGTTTTTAGTGAGAAAAAAAATAGTTTTCAAAATTCATGACACTGTATTTGATTGGCACAGAACTTATCTGATGGGTATACTTAATATTACACCTGACTCTTTTTCCGACGGCGGGAAGTATTATGAACCGGAAAGCGCATATGAACATTTTAATAAGCTTGTTCAGGACGGGGCCGATATTATAGATATTGGCGGAGAATCCACACGTCCTAACTTTATACCCATAGAATCCGACGAAGAGATTTCAAGAGTAATTCCGGTTATAAAAAAAATAAGAGACGTTAATACAAAAACCCCTATAAGTATTGATACCAGAAATCCCAAAACCGCTCAGGCTGCGATAGATGCAGGGGCTAATATTATTAATGATGTTTCAGGTTTGCTCAATGATAAAAATATGATATCCGCAGCTGCACAAAATGATGCTGTCTTAGTAGTAGCTTTTAATGACGATATTAAACAAGGCAAGAATGCTATAGATGAAACCATAAAAGGCTTAAACAGAAGAATAGAACTCTGCCTTGATGCAGGTATCAAAGAGAGCCGTATAATTCTTGACCCGGGGTTAGGGTTTAATAAAACATCCGAGCAAAATATTGAACTTATAAAAAATGCAAGAGAGGTATGTTCCTTACCTTTTGCCTGTTTATACGGAATTTCAAGAAAATCTTTTGTACAAAGATTATCCGAACAAACCCTGGCTGATATAGAGTTTGCCAATGTAGCGTTAAATTCTTATCTTACTACTTGCGGGGTTAATATTTTGCGTATTCATGATGTAAAAGCCCACAAACAGGCTGTGAATACTCTTGATAAGGTTATCTA